From one Streptomyces mobaraensis genomic stretch:
- a CDS encoding serine hydrolase domain-containing protein translates to MPKLSPRIRGKALGFTAALAVGAAALTGPATAQPVTETKGSHQQTRQALNALQAAGMPGVAAGTLGPDGAWFGSAGYADTSTQRKRTAQDHIRAGSITKTFVTTVILQLEAEGKLRLDDSVERWLPGLLQGNGYDGSKITIRQLLNHTSGVHDMVETPEWRAYMNGPGFLKHRYEYRSPEQIVAMGLKYPPYWAPGGGWHYSNTGFVIAGMIIEKATGNPWAREAERRIVKPLGLRETTFPGTNPKMPAPHPVGYSKLYAEKPGPEVYDATEYNPAWSGATGEVISTTGDLNRFYSALLRGKLFPQKQLDGMLTTVKTGQPFEYGLGMIVRSLSCGVKVYGHDGIVWGSLTSTAVTRDGKHALTFQLNGDWLEDGKPYDDMFPAEFCAKS, encoded by the coding sequence ATGCCGAAGCTCTCACCCCGGATACGTGGCAAGGCCCTCGGGTTCACCGCCGCCCTGGCGGTCGGCGCCGCGGCCCTGACGGGACCCGCGACCGCCCAGCCCGTCACGGAGACCAAGGGGTCGCACCAGCAGACGCGGCAGGCCCTGAACGCCCTCCAGGCCGCCGGGATGCCGGGCGTCGCGGCCGGAACCCTCGGCCCGGACGGGGCGTGGTTCGGCTCCGCCGGCTACGCCGACACCTCCACGCAGCGCAAGCGCACCGCCCAGGACCACATCCGCGCCGGCAGTATCACCAAGACCTTCGTCACCACCGTCATCCTCCAGCTGGAGGCCGAGGGCAAGCTGCGCCTCGACGACTCCGTCGAGCGGTGGCTCCCGGGCCTCCTCCAGGGCAACGGCTACGACGGCAGCAAGATCACCATCCGGCAGCTCCTCAACCACACCAGCGGCGTCCACGACATGGTCGAGACCCCGGAGTGGCGCGCATACATGAACGGCCCCGGCTTCCTCAAGCACCGCTACGAGTACCGCTCGCCCGAGCAGATCGTCGCCATGGGCCTCAAGTACCCGCCCTACTGGGCGCCGGGCGGCGGCTGGCACTACTCCAACACCGGCTTCGTCATCGCCGGCATGATCATCGAGAAGGCCACCGGCAACCCCTGGGCCCGCGAAGCCGAGCGGCGCATCGTCAAGCCCCTGGGCCTGCGCGAGACGACGTTCCCCGGCACGAACCCGAAGATGCCCGCCCCGCACCCCGTCGGCTACTCCAAGCTCTACGCCGAGAAGCCCGGGCCCGAGGTCTACGACGCCACCGAGTACAACCCGGCCTGGTCCGGCGCCACCGGCGAGGTCATCAGCACCACCGGCGACCTCAACCGCTTCTACAGCGCCCTGCTGCGCGGCAAGCTCTTCCCCCAGAAGCAGCTTGACGGGATGCTCACCACCGTCAAGACCGGGCAGCCCTTCGAGTACGGCCTCGGCATGATCGTCCGTTCGCTGTCCTGCGGCGTGAAGGTGTACGGCCACGACGGCATCGTCTGGGGCTCGCTCACCAGCACCGCCGTCACCCGGGACGGCAAGCACGCGCTCACCTTCCAGCTGAACGGCGACTGGCTGGAGGACGGCAAGCCGTACGACGACATGTTCCCGGCGGAGTTCTGCGCCAAGAGCTGA
- a CDS encoding alpha-ketoglutarate-dependent dioxygenase AlkB, producing the protein MATPSVPAVALQGSLFDTADEIRLGRPLAGARRTELGSGAWIDVLPGWLSGSDPLFEALLTGVPWRAERRHMYDAEVAVPRLLAYFGEADGPPRPALTAARDALNAHYAAELGEPFRTLGLCLYRDGRDSVAWHGDRHGRGSTEDTMVAILSLGAPRPLLLRPRGGGPARVRQPLGHGDLLVMGGSCQRTWDHAIPKTARAVGPRISVQFRPGGVA; encoded by the coding sequence ATGGCCACACCGTCCGTACCCGCCGTCGCCCTCCAGGGCTCGCTCTTCGACACGGCGGACGAGATCCGCCTCGGGCGCCCGCTCGCCGGGGCCCGCCGGACGGAGCTGGGGTCCGGGGCCTGGATCGACGTGCTCCCCGGCTGGCTGAGCGGCTCCGACCCGCTGTTCGAGGCGCTGCTGACCGGCGTGCCGTGGCGCGCCGAGCGGCGGCACATGTACGACGCCGAGGTGGCCGTGCCCCGGCTGCTCGCCTACTTCGGCGAGGCCGACGGGCCGCCGCGCCCCGCGCTGACGGCGGCCAGGGACGCGCTGAACGCGCACTACGCGGCCGAGCTGGGGGAGCCGTTCCGGACGCTCGGTCTGTGCCTCTACCGGGACGGCCGGGACAGTGTCGCCTGGCACGGCGACCGGCACGGACGCGGCTCGACGGAGGACACGATGGTGGCGATCCTCTCCCTGGGCGCGCCGCGCCCGCTGCTGCTCCGGCCGCGCGGCGGCGGCCCGGCCCGCGTCCGGCAGCCGCTCGGCCACGGCGACCTGCTGGTGATGGGCGGCAGCTGTCAGCGCACCTGGGACCACGCGATACCGAAGACCGCGCGGGCGGTCGGGCCCCGGATCAGCGTGCAGTTCCGGCCGGGCGGAGTGGCCTGA
- a CDS encoding response regulator → MIRVLIADDEPLIRAGIRMILTSADDIEVVAEAPDGREAVELARRHRVDVALVDIQMPVMDGLTALAELGRTAPEVRVLVLTTFGQRENVLRALRDGGAGFLLKDSAPGELIGAVRAAAAGNAYLSPAATRHVVDSFASAPAEERGEEARARVAALGERERAVLALLGEGLSNADAGRRLHMSEATVKTYVSRILAKLGCANRVQAALVARDAGLGR, encoded by the coding sequence GTGATCCGCGTCCTCATCGCCGACGACGAGCCGCTCATCCGGGCCGGCATCAGGATGATCCTGACCTCGGCCGACGACATCGAGGTCGTGGCCGAGGCGCCCGACGGCAGGGAGGCCGTCGAACTGGCCCGCCGGCACCGGGTGGACGTCGCGCTGGTGGACATCCAGATGCCCGTCATGGACGGCCTCACCGCCCTGGCCGAACTGGGCAGGACCGCGCCGGAGGTCCGGGTCCTCGTCCTCACCACGTTCGGCCAGCGCGAGAACGTGCTGCGGGCGCTGCGCGACGGCGGGGCCGGCTTCCTGCTGAAGGACTCGGCGCCCGGTGAGCTGATCGGCGCCGTCCGCGCCGCCGCCGCGGGCAACGCCTACCTGTCGCCCGCCGCCACCCGGCACGTCGTCGACTCGTTCGCGTCCGCCCCGGCCGAGGAGCGCGGCGAGGAGGCCAGGGCCCGCGTGGCGGCCCTCGGCGAACGCGAACGCGCGGTGCTCGCCCTGCTCGGCGAGGGCCTGTCCAACGCCGACGCGGGCCGGCGGCTCCATATGAGCGAGGCCACGGTCAAGACCTACGTGAGCAGGATTCTGGCCAAACTGGGGTGCGCCAACCGGGTGCAGGCCGCTCTGGTGGCGCGGGACGCGGGCCTGGGACGGTAG
- a CDS encoding sensor histidine kinase, producing MRVISKARDVWARFVEPGQWTWRRVVGESLLAALMALLAGALEYDTGQGWPLTVLFAVVTAALSLARRVLPATCLIGVAALTGANEAGLLPLLAVVAWSAGRRIEGALRALAVWAAALAAFEALVLWDQPPLSFVGLFLILLFLFTTLVPGLAGRYSSQRRALLDTLRDRNAQLLRERRMVAGQARMRERQRIAQDMHDSLGHQLALIAVQTGALEVSHGLSDQQREAVGVLRQASVAAMHELRAVVGVLKDGTPEDERPGGVAGIDGLVEAAEAAGTPVRLVRSGEPRPLGAAADHAAYRVVQEGLTNAFKHASGAELTVGLHHEADSLVVEVVNGPPPEGAAPRPAAVSGGQGLTGLRERARLAGGMVYAGPLEDGGFRLAGLLPYHPAPDAAGSEASDDTWPPAGDLAGDGLPGAAWADPREELKNLTGMRRSKGCLAGCGVGVLVLLGLGVLLAFGAVALFEALDKSQVEPGTYREIRVGSPESEVRDRLPSGRSFLTSGLDRKGPAAPAGARCLSLLSTDSPKDMDKDRVYRFCFRGGKLIEKREFIVRND from the coding sequence ATGCGCGTGATCAGCAAGGCCCGTGACGTATGGGCGAGGTTCGTCGAACCGGGGCAGTGGACGTGGCGGCGGGTGGTGGGGGAGTCCCTGCTGGCCGCCCTCATGGCGCTGCTCGCGGGCGCCCTGGAGTACGACACCGGGCAGGGCTGGCCCCTCACCGTCCTCTTCGCGGTCGTCACGGCCGCGCTCTCGCTCGCCCGGCGGGTCCTGCCCGCCACGTGCCTGATCGGCGTCGCCGCCCTCACGGGGGCGAACGAGGCCGGACTGCTGCCGCTGCTCGCGGTGGTCGCCTGGTCGGCCGGCCGCAGGATCGAGGGGGCCCTCCGCGCGCTCGCCGTGTGGGCGGCGGCCCTCGCCGCCTTCGAGGCGCTCGTCCTCTGGGACCAGCCGCCGCTGTCGTTCGTCGGCCTCTTCCTCATCCTGCTGTTCCTGTTCACCACCCTCGTCCCCGGCCTGGCCGGCCGCTACTCGTCCCAGCGGCGCGCCCTGCTCGACACCCTCCGGGACCGCAACGCCCAACTGCTGCGCGAGCGCCGGATGGTCGCGGGCCAGGCGCGGATGCGCGAGCGCCAGCGCATCGCCCAGGACATGCACGACAGCCTCGGCCACCAGCTCGCCCTCATCGCCGTCCAGACCGGCGCCCTGGAGGTCTCCCACGGGCTGAGCGACCAGCAGCGCGAGGCCGTCGGCGTGCTGCGCCAGGCGTCCGTCGCCGCCATGCACGAACTCCGGGCCGTCGTCGGCGTCCTCAAGGACGGCACACCCGAGGACGAGCGCCCCGGCGGCGTGGCCGGCATCGACGGGCTGGTGGAGGCGGCCGAGGCCGCGGGTACCCCGGTCCGGCTGGTCCGGTCGGGGGAGCCCCGCCCGCTGGGCGCCGCCGCCGACCACGCGGCCTACCGGGTGGTCCAGGAGGGGCTGACCAACGCGTTCAAGCACGCCTCGGGCGCCGAGCTCACCGTCGGACTGCACCACGAGGCCGACTCGCTGGTCGTCGAGGTCGTCAACGGGCCCCCGCCCGAGGGCGCCGCCCCCCGGCCGGCCGCCGTCAGCGGCGGACAGGGCCTCACCGGTCTCCGCGAACGCGCCCGGCTCGCCGGGGGCATGGTGTACGCCGGGCCTCTGGAGGACGGCGGCTTCCGCCTCGCCGGGCTGCTCCCGTACCACCCGGCTCCGGACGCCGCCGGAAGCGAGGCGTCCGACGACACCTGGCCACCGGCCGGGGACCTCGCCGGGGACGGCCTGCCCGGCGCCGCCTGGGCCGACCCGCGTGAGGAGCTCAAGAACCTCACCGGAATGCGCCGGAGCAAGGGCTGCCTGGCCGGGTGCGGCGTCGGCGTGCTCGTTCTGCTGGGCCTTGGCGTGCTGCTCGCCTTCGGCGCCGTGGCGCTCTTCGAGGCGCTGGACAAGTCGCAGGTCGAGCCGGGCACCTACCGGGAGATCAGGGTGGGCAGCCCCGAGTCCGAGGTCCGTGACCGGCTGCCCTCCGGACGGTCCTTCCTGACCTCCGGCCTGGACCGCAAGGGCCCGGCCGCGCCGGCCGGCGCGCGGTGCCTGTCGCTGCTGTCCACCGACTCCCCGAAGGACATGGACAAGGACCGCGTGTACCGCTTCTGCTTCCGGGGCGGGAAACTGATCGAAAAGCGCGAGTTCATCGTCAGGAACGACTAG
- a CDS encoding PrsW family intramembrane metalloprotease, translating to MPHPGPPPPVAPTPVRPPSGAPPRMWARCLGGGLALWLLAVLVTCATQNTNLLPTLILLGSFLVPGCFALWACERYGSELGVGLLLGCFVVGGVLGVLGASVLEYYLLYPSVPLFLGVGLIEEAVKGLALVLLVRRHRAVRGTRAGLVLGAAVGFGFAAFESSGYAFNALFTVRGTISLRGLVETEVLRGLLAPFGHGLWTAILGGALLGARRADGRFRLTGGVAATYLGVAVLHALWDAVNGIAVWLVYRLTATGAERALFEFGYLPRPTDRQKHLYTLFSDGGLLLVALAGVTWLLSRTRAARRGP from the coding sequence ATGCCGCACCCGGGACCCCCGCCGCCCGTCGCCCCGACCCCCGTCCGCCCGCCGTCCGGCGCGCCGCCGAGGATGTGGGCGCGCTGCCTGGGCGGGGGACTGGCCCTGTGGCTGCTGGCGGTCCTCGTCACCTGCGCCACCCAGAACACCAACCTGCTGCCGACTCTGATCCTCCTCGGCAGCTTCCTCGTCCCCGGCTGCTTCGCGCTGTGGGCCTGCGAGCGGTACGGGTCCGAGCTCGGTGTCGGACTGCTGCTCGGCTGCTTCGTCGTGGGCGGGGTCCTCGGCGTCCTCGGCGCCTCCGTGCTGGAGTACTACCTGCTGTACCCCTCCGTCCCCCTCTTCCTCGGCGTCGGCCTGATCGAGGAGGCCGTCAAGGGGCTGGCGCTCGTCCTGCTCGTCCGGCGGCACCGCGCGGTCCGGGGGACGCGGGCGGGCCTGGTGCTCGGCGCGGCGGTCGGCTTCGGCTTCGCCGCGTTCGAGAGCTCCGGCTACGCGTTCAACGCCCTGTTCACCGTGCGCGGCACCATCTCGCTGCGCGGCCTGGTCGAGACGGAGGTGCTGCGCGGGCTCCTCGCGCCGTTCGGGCACGGCCTCTGGACGGCCATCCTCGGCGGCGCGCTGCTCGGCGCCCGCCGCGCGGACGGGCGGTTCCGGCTCACCGGCGGGGTGGCGGCGACCTACCTGGGTGTGGCGGTGCTGCACGCGCTGTGGGACGCGGTCAACGGGATCGCCGTCTGGCTCGTCTACCGGCTCACGGCCACCGGCGCCGAGCGCGCCCTCTTCGAGTTCGGCTACCTGCCGCGCCCCACCGACCGGCAGAAGCACCTCTACACCCTCTTCTCCGACGGCGGCCTGCTGCTGGTGGCGCTCGCCGGGGTGACCTGGCTGCTGTCCCGGACGCGCGCGGCCCGCCGCGGTCCTTGA
- a CDS encoding cation:proton antiporter, protein MTSQNIQWLFLDLALIFVLARALGAVAARVGQPPVVGEILAGVLLGPSLLGAAPAGRLFPTDVRPFLSALANIGVALFMFTVGLELEHRALRGRTRVTAGAALGSTLVPFALGLGLAFYLLRGHPTDQRAAFVVFVGLSVSVTAFPVLARILTDRGLARTDTGGLALATAAVVDVVAWSALAAVQAAVGGPGGQGHWRAALLLPFIAALVLLRPVLRRALGPAGPDGALTSRAFAVAVTGALLSSAATEAMGMHYIFGAFLFGAALPREGSDRVREELAGRTEQLTALLLPVYFVVAGLKVDLRGVGPQGVVELLAILAVAIGGKFCGTYLGARSQGLAGGPSATLAALMNTRGLTELVILGVGMELGLLDGPLYSLMVVMALVTTAMTGPLLSLIDRRGRKRPGPPAQRASGEAAADVRPLSGRAADA, encoded by the coding sequence ATGACGAGCCAGAACATCCAATGGCTATTCCTCGATCTCGCCCTTATCTTCGTCCTGGCCCGCGCCCTGGGCGCCGTCGCCGCGCGGGTGGGTCAGCCGCCCGTCGTCGGCGAGATCCTCGCCGGGGTGCTCCTCGGGCCGAGCCTGCTGGGCGCGGCCCCGGCCGGACGGCTGTTTCCCACGGACGTACGGCCGTTCCTGTCGGCGCTCGCCAACATCGGCGTCGCGCTGTTCATGTTCACCGTCGGACTGGAGCTGGAGCACCGGGCCCTGCGCGGGCGCACCCGCGTCACGGCCGGTGCCGCGCTCGGTTCGACGCTGGTGCCCTTCGCCCTCGGGTTAGGGCTCGCCTTCTACTTGCTGCGGGGGCATCCCACCGACCAGCGGGCCGCGTTCGTGGTGTTCGTGGGGCTCTCGGTGTCGGTGACGGCCTTCCCGGTCCTGGCGCGGATCCTCACCGACCGCGGACTGGCCCGGACGGACACCGGGGGACTCGCTCTGGCGACGGCGGCCGTCGTGGACGTCGTGGCCTGGTCGGCGCTGGCGGCCGTGCAGGCGGCCGTCGGCGGGCCGGGCGGGCAGGGGCACTGGCGGGCGGCGCTGCTGCTGCCGTTCATCGCGGCCCTGGTGCTGCTGCGGCCGGTTTTGCGCCGGGCGCTCGGTCCCGCCGGGCCGGACGGCGCGCTGACCTCCCGCGCGTTCGCCGTCGCCGTGACCGGCGCGCTGCTGTCGTCCGCGGCGACCGAGGCCATGGGCATGCACTACATCTTCGGGGCGTTCCTGTTCGGCGCCGCGCTGCCCCGCGAGGGCAGCGACCGCGTACGGGAGGAACTGGCGGGCCGGACCGAGCAGTTGACGGCCCTGCTGCTGCCGGTCTACTTCGTGGTGGCCGGCCTCAAGGTCGACCTGCGGGGCGTGGGGCCGCAGGGCGTCGTCGAGCTCCTGGCCATCCTGGCCGTGGCGATAGGCGGCAAGTTCTGCGGCACCTATCTCGGCGCCCGGTCGCAGGGCCTGGCCGGCGGCCCGTCGGCGACCCTGGCCGCCCTGATGAACACCCGGGGCCTGACCGAGCTCGTCATCCTCGGCGTGGGCATGGAACTGGGGCTGCTGGACGGGCCGTTGTACTCGCTGATGGTCGTCATGGCCCTGGTGACCACGGCCATGACCGGCCCGCTGCTGTCGCTCATCGACCGGCGCGGCCGCAAGCGCCCGGGGCCGCCCGCGCAGCGCGCGTCCGGCGAGGCGGCGGCGGACGTCCGCCCGCTGTCCGGCCGGGCCGCCGACGCCTAG